A window of Ictidomys tridecemlineatus isolate mIctTri1 chromosome 15, mIctTri1.hap1, whole genome shotgun sequence contains these coding sequences:
- the LOC144371046 gene encoding vomeronasal type-1 receptor 4-like, with amino-acid sequence MMFPSDTVFGVFLVSQLCIGVPGNLFLFLLYMHTFSVQRHVKRLMDPIFSHLTLANTLTITFTLTPHIASSFGVRQFLDDVGCKTVLYMYRVTRGVSICTTSLLSAFQAITVSPRNSKWAWLKFKLHTQICPSFLFFWIINMLIYIHTIETITATRNLTLVGHGYVHPYCQTRQFGNQNAGRFLSVILIHDLVFVFLMIGTSLYMVNLLHRHHRRAQHLHSSRVSSQTSPEHKATRTILLLASCFVVFYFSNNYVTLYSFYAHKKIPRLEGLSGALSSCYPTICPFLLMKNNKIVSQFTSSFSQ; translated from the coding sequence ATGATGTTCCCAAGTGACACCGTGTTTGGTGTTTTCCTCGTCTCTCAGCTGTGCATTGGTGTCCCAGGCAACTTGTTCCTCTTCCTGTTGTACATGCACACCTTCTCAGTCCAGCGTCATGTGAAGAGGCTAATGGATCCCATTTTTTCCCACCTCACCTTGGCCAATACTTTGACAATCACGTTCACATTGACACCACATATAGCGTCATCCTTTGGAGTCAGACAATTTTTGGACGATGTTGGTTGCAAAACAGTCCTGTATATGTACAGAGTGACTCGGGGTGTTTCCATCTGCACCACCTCTCTCCTGAGTGCCTTTCAAGCCATCACTGTCAGTCCCAGGAACTCTAAGTGGGCGTGGCTTAAATTTAAGCTCCATACACAGATTTGTCCCTCGTTCCTTTTCTTTTGGATCATCAACATGCTCATCTACATCCACACCATTGAAACCATAACAGCCACTAGAAATTTGACTCTGGTTGGTCATGGCTATGTTCATCCATACTGCCAAACCAGGCAGTTTGGAAACCAAAATGCAGGGAGATTTCTAAGTGTCATCTTGATTCATGACCTGGTGTTTGTGTTCCTCATGATTGGCACCAGCCTGTATATGGTGAATCTCCTCCATAGACACCACAGGAGAGCCCAGCACCTCCACAGCTCCCGTGTCTCCTCCCAGACATCTCCTGAACACAAAGCCACCCGCACAATCCTCCTGCTTGCAAGTTGCTTTGTGGTCTTTTACTTCTCAAACAACTATGTGACTCTTTATTCCTTTTATGCACACAAGAAAATCCCAAGGCTGGAGGGGTTGAGTGGAGCTTTATCTTCATGCTACCCAACCATCTGCCCATTTTTGctgatgaaaaataataaaattgtttcccAATTTACTTCATCCTTTTCACAATAA